The Kitasatospora viridis DNA window CGCGCCGGACGACGGCGGTGCGGATGTCTTCGTCCACCATTCGACGATCCAGGTCGAAGGCGCCAAGGTGCTGGAGGAGAACCAGCGCGTCGAATACGCCGCGAAGCGGAGCCCGAAGGGGATGGAAGCGGAGGAGGTCCGACCCCTCTGAACCGACTCCCGTGTAGCGATACGCGAGAGCCGGCCGGGCAGGCCGGTCAGGAGGGGCGGGCTCACACGTCCGCCCCTGCGCCGTTCGCGCCACCGGTTGGCTCTGCCACCGCGGAACGAAGCGATCAACCCATGGACAACGCCGGCCCCTCTACGGCTCGGTCCGCCCGCACGCCCGCACGCCCGCCCCGGCCGCCGAGCGGGTGCCAGACCGGGGCGGACGGGCCGCGCTGGATGAGGTCCTCGATCCGGGCGGCGCCGGCCGGGACGGCGGCGAGCAGCTCGGCGACGGCCGGGTTCTCCTCGGCGGCCAGGCGCAGGTCCGCCACCGCCGAGCGGACCCCGGCGGCCGCCGTGCCGACCAGGACCACCAGCAGCCGCGGGAACGCTCGCCAGCGCCGCTCCCACACCCGCCCCGCCCCGCCCCGTCCTCGCCCGCCTGCTCCCACACCCGGC harbors:
- a CDS encoding cold-shock protein; translated protein: MPHGTVKWFKADKGYGYIAPDDGGADVFVHHSTIQVEGAKVLEENQRVEYAAKRSPKGMEAEEVRPL